Sequence from the Candidatus Dependentiae bacterium genome:
TTGTGTGCTATAAAATCCCTTACAATAGTTTGAGTAGTTTTTAAAACTCTTAGTAAGGCTTCATGGGTATTAAAAGCATTATGGGGAGAGATAATTACGTTGGGTCGTGAAAATAATACATGATTAAAAGCCAAAGTTTTAAGCTGCTCATAGCTCTGTTTTTGTTGAGCTATCGGGCACTCTTGGTGTAATTGTTGTTCATCTTCAAGCACATCTAATGCTGCACCAGCCAGAATACCATTGTCCAAAGCTGCTACAAGTGCTTGTGTATCAATAAGGCCTCCTCGGGCAGTATTAATCAAATACGCCCCTGGCTTTATAGCTTGTACTGTGTCTTTGTTGATCATGTGGTACGTATGAGCATTTAAGGGAGCATGCAGTGATAGTATATCCGCTTGAGCAAGTAATTCTTCTAAAGTAGACACATACGTAAACTCGAGTGATTGAGCGAGTCCTAGCACTGGTTTTGGATCAAAGGCTAAGACACGCATGCCAAAGCCTCGAGCCATAGGTATAAGATGTTGTCCAATGCGCCCTACACCCACAATGCCCAACGTTTTATC
This genomic interval carries:
- a CDS encoding hydroxyacid dehydrogenase, which translates into the protein MLIKKVVNQKSQKTLISIWKTSMKIAFFDVQQWEESYIKTHCSDLDYTLYRQPLTLDTACLAREAEVICIFIPSKITQALLDALPKVRLLITRSAGYDHIDLAQAHSRTIVVCNIPTYGEHTVAEYTFGLLLALSRKIVQAAEQIKKLDFSVSALTGFDLKDKTLGIVGVGRIGQHLIPMARGFGMRVLAFDPKPVLGLAQSLEFTYVSTLEELLAQADILSLHAPLNAHTYHMINKDTVQAIKPGAYLINTARGGLIDTQALVAALDNGILAGAALDVLEDEQQLHQECPIAQQKQSYEQLKTLAFNHVLFSRPNVIISPHNAFNTHEALLRVLKTTQTIVRDFIAH